TGAAGATGATCTCCAAGTCCTCGTCCGTCGTCACCGGGTTCAGCTTGCAGACGAACAGCACGTTCTCCGGCGGCGCGGCTTCGACGTCCGGCAGGTCTCCGATCATCTCCAGCACCGTGGCTCGGGCGCGGGCTTCCTTGGTCTTGATCTCTTCCTCGATCTCCTCCATGCTGCGGCCCTGCGTGTCGTCAACGATCTCGTGCGCTCCGATCCGGTCGCTCCGAAGCATCTCCAGCGTCGGCTCGGGCGACGCGTCGGGGAGCTCGAGTCCCTCAGGGTCGTCGAACGGGTCGTGCAGGACCACGGTGTGGCAGATGCGTATGTCCTGGTAAGGCCTGCCTTCGCCGTCGCACACTGCCGCGTTGATTCGCTCGATCGTCTCGAAGCCCTCGGCGACGCATCCGAAGACGCTGTGCTGACCGTCGAGGGAGTCCAAGTTCTCTCCCAACGTGATGATGAACTGCGAACCGTGGAGGCCCTCGTCGCTGCCTACCATCGACAGCGTTCCCAGCTTGAGGTGCTTCAGGCGCGGTTTCTTTTCCATCTCGAAGTAACGGGCTTGGTCGCCGTACAGCTTGGCGAACATGGACTCACCGCCGCGGCCGGTGCCGCTGGGGTCGCCGGCTTGGGCCACGAAGTTTTGCTCGACTCTGTGGAAGAGGCCGAGGTTGTAGTACTTGAGCTTGCACAGCTTCAGAAAGTTGAGGCACGTCCGCGGTCGCTCCGTCGTGTAGAGATCGACCGTCAGGTCGCCCAGCGTAGTTTCTATCACGACAGCCATAGTTCACCGGCGCACTCAGAAGCACGTCGCTGCTGAAACCTCTGGCTCTCGACGCCTTCAGCACTGCTGGCAGTTCATTACTTCACTCGCGTTCCAATTCAAAACAAAAGAGCGACCAGCGCAAGATCAACGATTTCGTTCACGAGTGTGTATACGTCAAAATTGGTACAGACGTTAATTACGACGGTAATGATGTCGATAGCAGTGGCATAACCGAAAGGGctagaacaaaacatgttttgcTTATGCTCATTTATCGTGCGAATGAAATGCAGGTATGTAAATTAAGTGATTCACGAATGAATAGCATCCTCTGTATCGCGGTACGGAATTTAAGTTGTCCTGTGCCATAGAGTCTTCAAGCATGTTTATGAATCTCTGGCGCAGCACTAACCAATTGCCGCATTGCCTGCTTTGCCATGAAAACGCAAAGAAATGCCCGGTGGTTTTTTTTCTACGCTTCATTTTTCAGACGTCGAAACATGACAACTacagaatgatgcaaaataagaTCGGGCACCAAAGAATACATAGCTCAGCCACGTGCCGCCCGTTGACAAAAATGTACCCCGCCCCACTAATACGCATGGGCCACATGCATGGGGGAAGGGTTGGAGTTTGATATTGCACACGACGTTGGATGCACAGCTCCACGGTAAGAGCTGCGCAAGGCAGTATGTGTGTGCAGCAAGACTGAACAACTTCAACTTGCCATTTACTATGCGCTTGCGTCTTATATAAAGCAGGAAATGTAGGCTGCCATTTAGTGCCAGTGGAGCACCCTATATATTTAATGTTTTGCGGGTAATTCTGCACAGAAAAGAAATTTGAATGCATGCATACTGAGTTTGTGATTGATTCGCAGATGTCTTTTAGCTCAAAACTTGCATTTTTTATGAGTTGTAGTTTTTGATGGTTATTTTGGTAGTGTGCAGATTACAGACAGtagtccttttttttattttattgcgagtTTAGTTGCTGAATGGCTGTTATTTCTTAATGTGCACTGAGGCACGGTGATTACAAGAGCATAAATTCATCAACGGCTTTATTACTTCTTTTCAACTACTTTAAAGTGAAtgaactgctcaaatattattcCTATTAAACTTcttcatattttgcgggctttctttcagAATTCGAAAAAGCTTTTGTGGAGCATTttgctgagcaacagaaagctggatcgggaatttttcagtataatctacaatttcctcataggAACTTTTACTCAGAATATAATGTTTGAGCAGATGATTAATTAATAATAACTAATTACACaattaggcaaaatacaaaagatatTCTGACTTACTCCAATCGATGGCAAACAacatattaccttggttctgtctataGTTACATGGCACTTGCAGATTTTAAAAAATTTGGCACAAGCCAGCTGCATGGGACGCCAGCACAACACCCTACACTTGCAGCCTGGCCATTCAGCAGCTACAGGGCCGCGACACAGGTTGCGTTGCCCAACTGTTATCTGGTTGATCATACACCACACCGGTTCATGAAAAATGTTGTGGAACTCTCCTACATACGGCTTTGCTGTTAAAGAGTGTATGAATCACCTCCCTGACATATTGAAGACAGTGATGATAGGAAAACCTCAAGACTTCAATGGAGTGCAAATGATGACACCTGGGGATCAGATGGCTGGATCATGGAGGCTGCTAACATGAACTTAACTACATAAGCAATATGTACCACGCAGTGGGACACATTTAGTCATACGCTGCATTAAACTGATGCAGTGCATGTGGTACGTATGTGCAAAGCAAACTTTTGAAATCAGTACAATTTCCGTACAGTTCTTGCACTGCACACAATTAAGTTGTCTAATCAGTTGAGCCCTGATCTACACAGCCACTGCAGTATGGGATCGGTGGCAGCCACGCATATATATACCACACATGTGGTATATATGGTATACATGGTATATGGTATAAATGGTATACAGGGGGGTGCTGTGGAACTGCACCCCCTGCCCCCCACCAGCACTTCCTATCGGCTCCTAACCAAATCTAACCTAACCTGAACACCCAGTACTCAGCTGACTGCAGCTAACTGCAGCCACCACACAAGGCGACCAAACAATCCTTGCTCCTGTATGGTGCTGACAGCCAGCAAGCTCCTGGACTGAGGTGTCCCAGCACATCATGCACTCTTTAAAATAGAGTTTATTACTTGTCAAACATCTCGAAGGGGCAGTGGCAAGATGCAGAGACAAAAATTAAGCAGGACAGACACAGGAGAGCACTGTCCTGTGTCTTTCCTGCTTTCTGTCTTCGTCGCCTTGTGCTACCCCTTtgagatgttcaaccagtaccaacttgccCGAATGCCGATTCTTCTTATTACTTGTGCTTGGCTCACTGATGCAACCAGGATCAATTATACTGTTCAGAAATTAAGCTCGTGGAGCTGTAAACAACACTTGGCCGAATCCCATATACCATATTACATATACCGATCACATATAACATCACAACTTGCAAGAGAACACTGACAAACTTACTAGAAGTGGTATTTGTGTTGGTTTTATAATCATAAAGGCAATCGAACATCACTATTGCAAACTCGCATCTAGCACAAAATTATGTTTGTTACATTAATTATTCATTAACAAACATTAACAATACTGACGAGAAAATTTTAGACTTATTTCATTGTATCCATGTTTGAAGTTCACCTTTATATCATGGAGAGTACAACTTGCCAGGAGAGAAAAGGGTTGCAGGCCAGACAGTATTTTTTCAAACATTATATTTAATGTGCAACAAAGAAAGGAGACTCTTACAGGGTGATTTGTCCATAAGCAACAGTCAACAATTTTCGGACTGTAATGTATGCACATGTACAAAGGCAAcctatttctttaaaaaaaattgcctcgtAACAATGATCACATTTACTACACAAGTGATCCATAACCAAGGCTCTGCCCCATTGCCTTCGGTTAAAGTTCGATAAACTTAGCAAAGGTTTTTTTCACACTATTATGGATGGGCAGATAtaaaatcttcttttttttttttttaccaacagAACATATATTCAATAATTAATGTGCTGAACCACGAAAAAAAGTACTCACTTCACACGTTATAAAATCTGCACTTATCAAATAATCACAAATAATAAATCCGATAATGTGCCTGGACGATGCAGCCATATGGCTAAGTCTTTGAAGGTGTGCTAAGCAGGCTTCGTTCCATGCACGCAATGTGCGAGTGTCCACACAAGTGACAAACATTTAAAGCAACATTAGAATCAGTTTAGACCAATAAGGTATTTATTCAAAACTCTATTTTAGTTCATTTCGCACTAATTAAGGGTTTCATTATCGGAAAGCCCAGTAAAGTCCAGACTATTATTTTTTGTCAACGTTCGCACCAAAATCTTAGCGCCTTAAGGTCTGTTAACATCAaaagatttcaaagtattttttaataattttaataatttttaaatttttaataatttagaatacaatgtagtttACCTTAAGGTAGGCTACCTTAAACAATTAGGTAGGCTAGGGTATACGGTGTCAGAATCAATGACATCATGGTGAGCTAATGAGATGCTCAAGGCAGCACTGTCACATGTGTTTCGTTTGTGCATCTTTGCTGACTCATCAAGCCATTTCCCACAGTAAGAGTGGCCTTTTTGGCATTGCAGAAGCATGCGTTACTATTACAGTGCGACTTATTTAACTCTTTATCATCCCTTTAGACCAACAATATTCTCTTCAGTACTGCTGCAATCCCTTCTCTTCTTCGCCCCGTTCCGACGACTTGTCCTCATCCTCATACCTGCATAACTGATGTTTAGACGCAGAAGCATGTTGACGTCTCACATCCCAGCTACACTATTTTGCTTCTTATTCTTGTTACGTGCCGAGCGAATGCGCGGACCTGAGCTGCCCCCATGTTCCAGTTAATGCAGAGGTTTGTGCAACTATAATGGCACCTGCTCTGACTTTTGTGTCACAACAAAGCAGCGACATTGACAGGCTGACAGGCTGAATTGGTACTGTCCATGAAGAGAAAACGTAAGCTGGACATTCAGGATGCctgttcaggacccctttaatcaAAAGATAAGCATTGCAAGGACCAAAAGCGAACAAAGCAGGTTTGACTTTAGTTGATATACTTGCAAACTAAATGCATCAGTATTGTATA
The sequence above is drawn from the Dermacentor andersoni chromosome 7, qqDerAnde1_hic_scaffold, whole genome shotgun sequence genome and encodes:
- the LOC126533658 gene encoding peptidyl-prolyl cis-trans isomerase sig-7, which codes for MAVVIETTLGDLTVDLYTTERPRTCLNFLKLCKLKYYNLGLFHRVEQNFVAQAGDPSGTGRGGESMFAKLYGDQARYFEMEKKPRLKHLKLGTLSMVGSDEGLHGSQFIITLGENLDSLDGQHSVFGCVAEGFETIERINAAVCDGEGRPYQDIRICHTVVLHDPFDDPEGLELPDASPEPTLEMLRSDRIGAHEIVDDTQGRSMEEIEEEIKTKEARARATVLEMIGDLPDVEAAPPENVLFVCKLNPVTTDEDLEIIFSRFGPVKSCEVIRDRKTGDSLQYAFIEFEQREHCENAYFKMDNVLIDDRRIHVDFSQSVAKLRWKGKGRGVEYINDERDGKRPKGARYELKDTARRGGAGGQYDLVWSDSEEGGEGAKQKERSERSQKDRKKESHKERHRDGHKDSLKDSRSDGHRSNRHGDSHREKHTDSHRSSHRDQDRKSHRDEYRERSRERDHRDERREKDRSHKHSHDHQSSSSRHGSDSRSRSKRMHHDR